The sequence CGCGATTGGCGCGAAAAGATCGGCTTTACCGATACGACGAAACCCGCGGGCGATTTGCGAATGTGAAACTGGAAATTGCCAAGATTGTGCGGATGGGTGAATTCGACCTCATTGGAGGACGGGAGCTGCATCCGGACGTCCGGCGGGATCAACGGAAAAATGAGCCCCGTGATCTCGGACCCGGAAAGCGATTCGGGAGCGACCTCGGCCATGCCGGTAGTAGAGAGTACGACCGGGCTTTTGTTGGGTTCGAGCCTGAGTTCTTCGCTCGAACTAGACATAAGTACACTTAGATACTGGTTCAGTTTATCCATTGTTTCGAAGGCACGGGAGCGATCAGTGAGGTAAAAGAACGAAGGGTGCCCTTTGCAGAACACCCTATAAGATTAGCACAGCCGAACAGCTTTTGTCAGCGTTTTTTATATCGTGATGGCTTCCTGATATTCGCCCCAAACGCCGCGTAGAGCGTGGCCGATCTCGCCGACTGTGACCGATGCCTCAACGCAATCAAGAATCCGCGGGAGAAGGTTCTCCGTTCCCGCTGCAGCTTCTTTTAGTTTCCGCATTGCCGTATCCGCTATTGCCGCATCTCTCCGACTACGCAAAGCTTGAAGCCGTTCGACCTGGTCGCGTTCGATGGCCGGATCTACGGAAAGCGTCGGGATATGTCCGTCTTCTTCTATCCGGAACCGATTGACGCCGACGACGATCGCATCCTCGGCCTCGACCGCCTTTTGGTATTGATACGCGGATTCCTGAATTTCCCGCTGAACGTAGCCGGTCTCGATCGCACGGAGCATGCCGCCCATGTCGTCGATCTTGCGGATGTAGTCTTCGGCAAGCCGCTCGAGTTGGGTGGTCAGTTCCTCGATCGCGTAACTGCCGGCAAGCGGATCGACCGTGTTGGCGACGCCGGATTCGTGGGCGATCACTTGTTGGGTTCGCAAGGCGACCCTCGCGGCGTTCTCGGTCGGGAGCGAAAGGGCTTCGTCCATTGAGTTCGTGTGCAGGCTTTGCGTCCCGCCGAGCACGGCGGCGAGGGCCTGGATTGTCGTTCGGGCGATGTTCACCTCGGGCTGTTGGGCGGTCAGGGTCGAGCCCGCGGTTTGAGTGTGGAACCTGAGCATCTGCGACTTTGCAGCCTTTGCCCAAAAGCGGTCGCGCATTATTTTCGCCCAAAGCCGGCGGGCCGCACGGAACTTCGCGACCTCTTCCAAAAGGTCGTTGTGGGCGTTGAAAAAGAACGAAAGCCGCGGGGCGAAGTCGTCCACATCGAGGCCGACGTCAATCGCCGCCTGGACGTAGCAGATCGCGTCGGCGAGCGTAAAGGCAAGCTCCTGAGCGGCGGTCGAACCCGCCTCGCGGATGTGGTATCCGGAGATGGAAATGGTGTTCCAGTTCGGAACCTCGGCGGCGCAAAAAGCGAACGTATCGGTGATCAGACGCAGCGAGGGCTTTGGCGGATAGATGTAGGTTCCGCGGGCGATATATTCCTTAAGAATGTCGTTCTGGATCGTCCCGTTGACCTTGTCAAATGGCACGCCCTGCCTGCGGGCAACGGCGAGATAGAGGCACAGAAGTGTTGACGCTGTTGCATTTATCGTCATCGAGGTCGAGACGCGGTCGAGCGGAATGCCGTCGAAAAGCGTGAGCATATCGTCGATGCTGTCGATGGCGACGCCAACTTTTCCGACCTCGCCGAGAGCGAGTGGGTCGTCCGAATCGAGCCCGATCTGCGTGGGTAGGTCGAAGGCGACGCTGAGTCCGGTCGTGCCCTGTGAAAGCAGGTATTTGTACCGCTCGTTCGATTCTTTGGCGGTCGCAAAGCCGGCATATTGCCGCATTGTCCAAAAGCGTCCGCGATACATATTCCGGCGAACGCCGCGGGTGTAAGGAAATTCACCCGGAGCGCCGAGATCTGCTGCGGGATCTACTTC comes from Acidobacteriota bacterium and encodes:
- a CDS encoding methylmalonyl-CoA mutase family protein, giving the protein MADERREQFLTSSGIELPNDFNPDNISEVDPAADLGAPGEFPYTRGVRRNMYRGRFWTMRQYAGFATAKESNERYKYLLSQGTTGLSVAFDLPTQIGLDSDDPLALGEVGKVGVAIDSIDDMLTLFDGIPLDRVSTSMTINATASTLLCLYLAVARRQGVPFDKVNGTIQNDILKEYIARGTYIYPPKPSLRLITDTFAFCAAEVPNWNTISISGYHIREAGSTAAQELAFTLADAICYVQAAIDVGLDVDDFAPRLSFFFNAHNDLLEEVAKFRAARRLWAKIMRDRFWAKAAKSQMLRFHTQTAGSTLTAQQPEVNIARTTIQALAAVLGGTQSLHTNSMDEALSLPTENAARVALRTQQVIAHESGVANTVDPLAGSYAIEELTTQLERLAEDYIRKIDDMGGMLRAIETGYVQREIQESAYQYQKAVEAEDAIVVGVNRFRIEEDGHIPTLSVDPAIERDQVERLQALRSRRDAAIADTAMRKLKEAAAGTENLLPRILDCVEASVTVGEIGHALRGVWGEYQEAITI